TTTTCGGACTATAGATGATTAACAATTCGAGAGGAAAGTGAAGGACAATGACGACAAGAATTGTGGTCAAAATCGGCAGCAGCTCGCTCAGCGGACCTGAGGGCGGACTGAACCGGGACGCGGTTGCCTTCTTCGCCGCCGAGATTGCCGCGCTCCGGGAAGCGGGCAGTGAGGTGCTGCTGGTCACCTCGGGTGCAGTTGCCGCCGGATTCCGCGGCATTGGCTACTCCACGCGCCCCAAGCTGCTCCATGAGAAGCAGGCGGCAGCGGCGGTAGGTCAGGTGATGCTGATGCAGGCCTACCAGGAGGCTTTTGCGCTGCATGGCATTCCTACCGCGCAGATTCTGCTGACGCGTACCGACTTCTGCAGCCGCCGGGCGATGAACAATGCCTTGATGACTGTAGAGGAGCTGCTCCGCCAGGGTGCGGTTCCGGTGTTCAACGAGAACGATACGGTATCCGTGGATGAGCTGAAGTTCGGGGATAACGACACCCTGTCTGCCCTGGTCGCCAATCTGCTGAAGGCCTCGCACCTGCTGGTGCTGACCGATATGGACGGCGTATACAGCGCAGATCCGCGCAAGAACCCGGATGCGGTAAGGTATCAGCATATTGCCGAGATCACACCGGAAATCTATGCGATTGCCGGAGGCGCAGGCACCAGCGTAGGCACCGGCGGCATGAAGTCCAAGATCGATGCCGCCAAAATCGCCACACGGGGCGGCGTTCCGGTCTTCATCGGCCGGGTGACCGAGCCCGGAGACCTGTCTCTGGCGGCTGCGGGCACGGGCAAAGGCACTTATTTTGCCACCACCCTCTCCTCCTTGCCGGTCAAGAAGCAGTGGCTCGGCTTCATGTCCACCCCGCTCGGATCGCTGTATGTCGATGACGGGGCTGTAGAAGCGCTGCTGCATGGAGGACACAGCCTGCTGCCGGTCGGTGTAAGGCGAATCGAAGGAAGCTTCCATTCCGGGGATGTGGTGGAGGTCCTCGGCCCGGATGCGAAGCTGCTTGGCCGGGGCATTGTTAATTATGACGATGCCCAGCTCCGCAGCATCCAAGGCTTGCCGAGCCGGGAGATCATTTCCAAGCTTGGGGAGGTACACCGGCTTGAGGTTATCCACCGCGATGAATGGATTACCCTAAGATAATCCGTGCTGCCCTGATGTATACCTGTGCTAACATAACTTTTAATAGGGGGAATGGTCATGAGTGAAGTGGTACACAAGGCCACGCTGGCAAAAGCTACAACAGGAGTATTGGCAAGCCTGACTACCGGGCAGAAGAATGAAGCGCTGCTGGCAATGGCTGCGGCCTTGATTGCCGAGGCGGATTACATTATTGCCGCGAATGCGGAGGATCTGGAGCGCGGCCGCTTGAACGGGACAGCTGAGTCGATGCTGGACCGGCTGGCGCTGGATACCGGACGGATTGCAGGCATCGCGGAGGGCCTGCAGCAGATCGCGGTGCTGCCCGATCCGGTAGGTGACCATCTGGAGACCATTGAACGCCCAAACGGCCTGTTCATTGAGAAGGTCCGCGTGCCGCTCGGAGTCATCGGTATCATCTATGAAGCCCGTCCGAACGTAACCGTTGATGCAGCGGGACTATGCCTGAAGACCGGGAACGCAGTTGTCCTGCGCGGCGGTTCGTCCGCCCTGTCATCCAACCGGGCCATTACCGAGGTGCTGCACCGCGCGCTGGCCGGCACTGCGCTGCCGCCGGATGCCCTCCAGCTGATCGAAGATCCGAACCGCTCCTCTGTCGATGAGATGCTGAAGCTGAACGGCCTGCTGGATGTCATCATCCCGCGCGGAGGCAGCTCGCTGATCCAGAACGTGGTGCTTAATGCCACAGTTCCTGTCATTGAAACAGGCGCAGGCATATGCCATACTTATCTGGATGCAACTGCCAATCCCGAGATGGCAGAGCGGATCAGCATCAATGCGAAGGCCCAGCGTCCTTCCGTCTGCAATTCCATGGAGACGCTGCTCGTCCACCAGGCATATGCACAGGAGCATCTACCCGCACTTGCCGAAGCCTTCCGCGAGGCCCGGGTGGAGCTGCGCGGCTGCCCGGATACACTGGCTCTAGTCCCTTGGGCCAAGCCGGCTGCACCGGAGGATTTCGCGACCGAGTATAACGATTATATCCTGAATATCCGGATCGTAGATTCGCTCGAAGCCGCCCTCCGGCATATCGCTGAATTCGGCACCAAGCATTCCGAATGTATCGTGACAGAGGATGCCGGGAATGCTGCTCGCTTCTTACAGGAAGTGGACGCCGCTGCCGTGTACCATAACGCCTCCACCCGGTTTACAGACGGCTTCGAATTCGGCTTTGGCGCCGAGATCGGCATCAGTACCCAGAAGCTGCATGCCCGCGGGCCGATGGGACTGCCGGCACTCACTTCCAGCAAATACCTTGTTCATGGCTCCGGCCAGATCAGAGGGTAATTCACTTTAAACTTATAGGGGGACTGCCAGCCATGTGCCAGCAACCTGCAATTCCGTTGATTAATCATCCTATTGTTTTTTATGGCGCAGGCTCAATGGCTGAAGCCATTGTCCGGGGAATGATCGCCCGCAATGTAGTCGAAGCGAACCGGATTATCATGCTGAACCGCAGCAGCAATGAACGCCTGGCTGAGCTTCGCAGCCGTTATGGCGTACTTGGGTATAACAGCAGTGAGCAGAAGACTGAAGCTCTCCGCTCGGCGCCGGTGATCGTACTGGCCATGAAGCCCAAGGATGCCGCCGAAGCTCTCCGCTCCCTGGGCCCGCTGCTGTCGCCGGACCAGCTCATCATTTCCGTCATTGCCGGGCTGACCATCCGCACGATCCAGGGCTTGCTCGGAACCGCGCAGCCTGTTGTGCGCTCGATGCCCAACACCTCCAGCTCCATCGGGCTGGGCGCAACCGGCATTGCCTTCTCCAAGGAGGTTGGCGATGAGAGCCGGAAGACTGCTCTTAATATCTTTGAAGCCGTGGGGTTAACAGCGGTCATTGACGAAGAGCGGATGGAGACCTTAACCGGCATCTCCGGCAGTGGTCCGGCTTACATCTATTACATGATGGAAGCGATGATTGCCGCAGGTATCCGCGGGGGCCTGCCGCTTGAGCAGAGCCGTGAGCTGACGGTCCAGACCGTGCTGGGCGCAGCGCGGATGGTGCAGCAGACCGGCGAAGAGCCAGCCGCTCTGCGCAAGAAGGTTACCTCGCCGAACGGCTCCACCCAGGCAGCCATCGAGGTGCTGGAACGCGGCGACTTCTTCGAGACCGTCATCTCTGCGGTCAACCGCTGTGCCGAACGCTCCCGGGAGATGGGTGCGGCGCTGGAGGATGAGCTGCATTAATTCTCGGCCTTGTTATTGAGTTATTGAATACTTACCGCCACAGCCCGCAGTTCCTTCGATGTGAAGGACTGCGGGCTGTTTGCTGGTTGGGAGGCATCCTTCCGCCGCATCCGGCGCAATCAATGGCGGCAAAAGAAAAAAAAGGTGCCCCCATAAGCCACATAAGTGACTTATAGGGGACACCTCATCCGGCCGGGCCAATGCCCTGAACCGGTAAAATACAATAGCTACCTCGCTTCGCTCATCGGCCCCCGCCCCGGAACTTCTGGGCATAGGCTTTGACATCCTGGGCGTTCTTCACCCGGTTGCGGGACCATTCCAGCAGGATGCGGTCGATGTAACGGAAATGGACCTTGCCGGCGAAGACAGATTCCTTCAATGCGAGCAGGATCAGCTCCTCGGGATAGCGGTCTTCGTCCACCCAGCCGGAGATGGACTCGCATTCCATCGGGGACAGCGGACGGCCGAATTCCTTCTCGAAAATGCTGAACAGGCTGCGTTCCTGTTCACTTTCTCTGGCTGCACCTGCAGCTGCCGGACTGCTATAGCTGTCATCCGGCACGGCAGAACGGGCATTGTGCCCGGACGCCTCAGAGACGCGCTCACTGCCGCTCCGCCCCCCTGATTCCTGCTTCACCTTCGCCAGATACGCGCCCAGCTTGGCGTACAGGCCGGAGAAGTTGTAACGCTCATAATGGATGTCCCGCAGCTCGTCGTTATCTCCGTCGATGCTGATGAACCCTTCCTTCATGAGCTTCTGCAGCTCGCCGGCAATCACCGGGATGCTGCGCCCGGTTACCGCCTGCAGCTCCTCGAGCGATGGGAAGTCAATCCCCTCGACCTGTCTGAAGGAGAGCAGGTGAATCAGCAGCATCGCCTCGCTGCCGGTCAGATTCAGCTTCCGGTAGTGCTTCAGGAGCGCATAAGGAATGACGGCCATTCCGTTCTCCAGGCCGAAGGCGGCGCCTTCACCCCAGGTATTCCAACTTGTTCCGTCCATATCCAGGCCCCCTTTTCCCGTCCTTAAGGGTACAGACGGTACAATGTGCGAGGGAACGCAATCGTCTCACGGACATGATCCAGTCCGCAGATCCAAGCTACCGTCCGCTCCAGACCCAGGCCGAAGCCGGAGTGCGGAACGCTGCCATAGGTCCGCAGGTCCATGTACCACTGATAAGTCTCCATCGAGAGATTATGCTCCTTGAAACGGGCTTCCAGCAGCGCCGGATCATCGATACGCTGTGATCCGCCGATGATCTCCCCGTAGCCTTCAGGGGCGATCATATCCGCGCATAGCACCACTTCCGGACGGTCAGGGTGCGGCTTCATATAGAAGGCCTTGAAGGACGCCGGATAATGGGTGATGAATACCGGACGGTCGCTCATTTCGGCGATAGCCGTCTCATGAGGAGCCCCGAAATCATCGCCCCAGGCGATTTCGTAGCCTTTTTCATTCAGGAACTTGATGGCATCATCGTAGCTGATCCGCGGGAACGGTGCCTTGATGTTCTCCAGCTTCGAGACATCGCGGCCCACTGCCTCCAGCTCGGCACGGCAGTTTGTCAGGACGGACTGCACCACGAAGCTGATGAAGTCCTCCTGCACACGCAGGCTCTCCTCATGCTCCACGAACGCCATTTCCGGTTCAATCATCCAGAACTCGATCAGATGGCGGCGGGTCTTGGATTTCTCGGCCCGGAAGGTCGGACCGAAGGAATAGACGCGCCCGAGCGCCATAGCCGCAGCTTCCATATACAGCTGTCCGCTCTGGGTCAGATAAGCATCCTCATCGAAGTACTTCGTATGGAACAGGTTCGTTGTGCCTTCCGCTGACGTTGGCGTCAGAATCGGCGGGTCCACCTTGGTGAAGCCGTGCTCATTGAAGAACTGCTGAACCGCACGGATGATCTCCGCACGAATCACCATTACGGCCCGCTGCTTGGTGGAACGCAGCCAGAGATGGCGGTGATCCATCAGGAAGTCTACGCCATGCTCCTTTGGAGTAATTGGATAGTTCTCGGTAATATGCAGCACCTCAATGCCCGTAACCGTCAGCTCATAGCCGGATTGGCTGCGCGGCTCCTCACGGATAATTCCGGTCACATACAGGGAGCTCTCCTGGGTAAGGCTTTTGGCATCGTCCCAGACCTGCTCGGGTACCTCAGACTTCACCACAACCCCTTGGATATAACCAGTACCGTCGCGAAGCTGCAGGAACTGAATTTTACCGCTGGAGCGCTTGTTGTTCACCCAACATCCGATGACAACACTCTCTCCGACATGCTCATTCACGTTCTTGATTACACTTTTGTTGGCCATGCCTAAGATCTCTCCTCTAATTTAGCCGTTAATTCCTTGCACAATACTGTATGTATCGCGTGCAATGACAAGCTCTTCGTTTGTCGGAACCACAAGCACCTGAACCTTGGAATCAGCCGTGGAGATACGGCGCGGATCGCCGGAGCGGACCTTATTGGCTTCTGCATCCAGCTGGATTCCGAGGAACGTAAGATTGTTCAGTACTTTTTCACGCAGCAGGGAAGCATTCTCGCCAACACCGGCGGTGAACACAATGACATCTACCCCGTTCATGGCAGCAGCGTAAGAACCGATATATTTACGCAGACGGTACTCGTACATTTCAAAAGCAAGCGTCGAATTAGGCTCGCCTTTCTCCGCACCGTCAATGATATCACGCATGTCACTGCTCACGCCAGAGATGGCCAGAAGACCGCTGTGCTTGTTCAGCATGGAGTTCACTTCACCGACAGACAGCTCTTCCTTATTCATCACATAAGGAACAACAGCCGGGTCAAGGTCGCCGCTGCGCGTACCCATCATCAGGCCTTCCAGCGGAGTCATCCCCATCGAGGTGTCCACAGAAATGCCGCCGTCTACTGCAGTTACACTGGCACCGTTACCGATGTGGCAGGTAATAATCTTGAGGTCCTGAAGCGGACGGTCCAGATACTCGGCAGCCGCTTTGCTCACGAAATCATGGGAGGTGCCATGCGCACCATAACGGCGGACTTTGTATTTGTTGTAGAGCACTCTCGGAATGGCATACATATACGCCTTCTCAGGCATAGTCTGGTGGAAGGCGGTATCGAACACAACCACCTGCGGCACACCAGGCATATTATTCTCGGAAGCGGTAATCCCCATCATGGCAGCCGGGTTATGCAGCGGCGCAAGGTCGAACAGCTGGCGGATCTTAGCCTTAGCATCAGCATCAACAAGTGCGGAGGTTTTGAAGAATTCACCCCCGTGTACTACACGGTGGCCCACTGCATTAATCTCGTCGGTGGATGCAATAACGCCATGCTCCTTGTCTGTCAGGCAGGCAAGCACCTTGCGGATGGCCGTATTGTGCTCCAGAATTTCACTGACTTCAGTAACTTCCTGCTTGCCGGTCGGCTTGTGGTTCAGAATGGAGGAGTCCATTCCGATACGTTCTACCAGGCCTTTGGCCAGGACAGACTCATCTGTCATATTGTACAGCTGGTATTTCAATGAGGAACTGCCGGAGTTAATTACTAAAATATTCATATACGGTCACCATCCTTGTCATACTTGAAGAAGCCTTCGCCCGATTTGGTCCCCAGTTGTCCGGCACGCACCATCTTCTTGAGGATGGTCGATGGACGATACTTGAGCTCGCCGTATTCACGGAACATGTTCTCAAGCGCAGCCAGGACGGAGTCCAGACCGAAGCGGTCAGCCATTTCAAGCGGTCCGTTCTGGAACTGGTAGCCGATGCGCATAGCGTCGTCAATATCTTCAGGGGAGGCAACGCCTTCCTGGAGCACATGCATCGCTTCGTTAATGAACAGGCAAATGAGGCGTGAAGATACAAATCCTGGGGATTCGTAGATCATTACGCCTTTCTTTTCAACAATCTCATCAACAAAGGTCTTGGTATCCTCGAAGGTGCTGTCGGAGGTCTTCAGTCCGCGCACGATTTCAACCAGGTCGACCTTGCCTACAGGATGTATGAAGTGCATACCGATTACGCGTTCCGGATACATTGTTGAGCTTGCAAGCTCTGTCAAGCTGAGCGTTGACGTGTTGCTGGCAAGAATAATGTGGCTCGGACACACCTGATCGAGCTGATTGAATACCTTTTGCTTCGCTTCCAGGTCTTCCACAATGGTCTCAATAACCATATCGCAGGAGCTCAGTTCAGCGAAATGAGTAACTTTCTGGATACGGGAAAGAATCAGCTTCTTCTCCGCCTGGGTAATGGCCCATTTCTCCAGCTGTTTGTCGAGACTGGTCTCGATCATTTCGTAGGAGTAGTTCAGTCTTTCAGCAGTTTTCTCCACCAGCATTACATCCAGGCCTTTGGCTGCCAGCATTTCGGCAATGCCTTGACCCATTGTGCCACCGCCGATGACACCGATCTTCTTAAAATTCATTCTTAAGTCTCCATCCTTTCAGGTATCTATACTTCTGTATTGTACCTTGTCTGTCGTAAAAAATAAGTAGCCCGACATATAATGATATCTTAGCATGTCTGAAAAGTAAAAAAAAATAACCGGCATAAAGAATTATGCCGGTAAAAGGACACTGTCACGAAATTGACAACGAAATTGCTCTCCGGAGAGAACTTCTTCCTTCATTAAAATGTCAAGGCAGTAATCAAATACATTTCTTTGCTGGCTCAGCAGCTCATTGGTGCGGACCATTAACTCATCCAGGATCTTACTATTCTCCTTCATCAGCTCTTCGGTTGTCACCATCTGCAGATTCGCGATTCCGAGGGAGGTCAGGCCCGACTTCATCATCGTCTCCACAATGTTCAGCGCCTGGTCGAAATCGCCGCGCGAGCCGGTGCTGCGCCCGCCGTAATACATTTCTTCCGCTGCCGCGCCGCCCAGGGCGATCATAATCTGATTCTCCAGATAATCCTTCGTGTACAAATACTGCTCTTGCTGCGGATTATGCCGCACATAACCGAGGGCTTGTCCGCGCGGAGTCAATGTCACCTGGCTGACGCTTCCCGGACGCAATAGCTCGGCCATAATGGCATGTCCCAGCTCATGAATCGCTACACGCCGCTTCTCTTCGTGGTTCGTCTCGCGGTCGGTCTTCTCTCCCATCATCACCTTATCGATGGCCATCGACAGATGGCGCTGCTCCACCAGGGTCAGATTCTCGCGCATCATGTAGATCGCCGCCTCGTTCATCACGCTCTCTAATTGCGCCCCGGAGAAGCCGTAGGCTTCTTCAGCGATTTTATCCAGATCGACTGTCTCATGCAGCGGCTTGTTCTTGGCGTGAAGGTCGAGAATCGACTTGCGGCCCTTCTTGTCGGGCATATCCACCTGAATGTGACGGTCGAACCGGCCCGGACGCAGCAGTGCCGAATCCAGCATTTCCTTGCGGTTCGTGGCGGCTACCAGCAGAATGCGCGGGGTATCATTATTATAAATCCCGTCCATCTCCGTGAGGAGCTGATTCAGCGTCTGGTCATACTCCCGCTGCTGTCCGCCTTCACGCTTGCCGCCGATCACATCAATCTCATCGATGAAAATAATCGCGCTCTGCTTGTTCTCCTTCAGCGCACGCGAGCGGGCATCCTTGAACAGGTCACGGACCCGTCCGGCCCCGACGCCGACGTACATCTCAACGAATTCACTGCCCGATGCAGCGACAAACACAGAGTTCGTATAATGCGCCGCAGCCTTCGCCATCAGCGTCTTCCCGGTTCCGGGAGGACCGGTCAGCAGAATGCCTTTGAGCGGACGAATCCCGAACTTGCTGATTTCTTCATGCCGGATCAGGAAGTCCAGTGCTTCGCGCAGCTCCTGCTTGGCATTGTCCTGTCCGCCGATCTCTTCAAAGGTCAGCTTGGACGGGCCGTTCTTCTTCCGCTTCTTGTCTGCGCCTGCATTAACCGCCAGGCCGCCGCGCGCGTGGGCAATGAACAGGAGAGCAGCAACCATGCCGAGCGCTATGATCACAGGGAAAATATTAATCCCTACAAAAACCATAAAAATCAGCACGACCGGAACAAATCCGGCTATAATCTCTTTCCAGTACTTAGGCATTGTCCCACACTCCCATCTTGGCACCGGTGCGCGGCAGAATGATGAACTTGCTCTCTGTACCGCTGCTCAGACTCACATATACATTATTGTCATCAATCTCCGTGGTTGCTGTAATTCCGCTGTACTTGCTGTTCTGTTCCTTCAATCCATCCAGCTTGGCTGGAATTAATGTATATTTACGGCTCTCCATCGCTTCGGCAACAGAGAACATCGCTTTGTCCCAATATTCATCGAGCAGCGCACTGGAGTGCTGTTCCACATCCAGCTTAAGGGTCCGCCCGTTGATGGCTGAGCTGCCTTCACTTGATACATACTGCACCAGCTCACGTAATTTCGTGCCCGGCTGCAAATTTAGTTTCAAAGTCACTTCATTGCGTTTAATAGTAATATGGGAATCCTTCACTCCCTCATAGGATGATACCAGCTTCTGCAGCGGCTCCTGTACAGCGAACTGACGATAGGAATACCAGCCGCCGAACAATACAGCAGCAGACAGCAGAGACGTTAGCAGCACAGGCATAAGACGCAGTTTCAAGAAACGTCCTCCTCTCCAAAATAACCAGCTTTTTCTATAAAAATCAACGATTCAGCGTGTCTAGCGCCCTTCCGAGACTGACATGCTATTAGGCATGTCTTAATACAAGTAGTAGTATATCACAGGTGTATATACGATTTTACATAAAGTTGTGAATATATTTAAAATTTTTGATTCTAATTTCTGGGTGTTTCATAGATTAACCATTTTCCCGCTGATGCTCAATTTCATTTATCATATACGCTGCGTAAT
This region of Paenibacillus sp. FSL K6-1096 genomic DNA includes:
- a CDS encoding DnaD domain protein, which translates into the protein MDGTSWNTWGEGAAFGLENGMAVIPYALLKHYRKLNLTGSEAMLLIHLLSFRQVEGIDFPSLEELQAVTGRSIPVIAGELQKLMKEGFISIDGDNDELRDIHYERYNFSGLYAKLGAYLAKVKQESGGRSGSERVSEASGHNARSAVPDDSYSSPAAAGAARESEQERSLFSIFEKEFGRPLSPMECESISGWVDEDRYPEELILLALKESVFAGKVHFRYIDRILLEWSRNRVKNAQDVKAYAQKFRGGGR
- a CDS encoding acetate kinase, which encodes MNILVINSGSSSLKYQLYNMTDESVLAKGLVERIGMDSSILNHKPTGKQEVTEVSEILEHNTAIRKVLACLTDKEHGVIASTDEINAVGHRVVHGGEFFKTSALVDADAKAKIRQLFDLAPLHNPAAMMGITASENNMPGVPQVVVFDTAFHQTMPEKAYMYAIPRVLYNKYKVRRYGAHGTSHDFVSKAAAEYLDRPLQDLKIITCHIGNGASVTAVDGGISVDTSMGMTPLEGLMMGTRSGDLDPAVVPYVMNKEELSVGEVNSMLNKHSGLLAISGVSSDMRDIIDGAEKGEPNSTLAFEMYEYRLRKYIGSYAAAMNGVDVIVFTAGVGENASLLREKVLNNLTFLGIQLDAEANKVRSGDPRRISTADSKVQVLVVPTNEELVIARDTYSIVQGING
- a CDS encoding 3-hydroxyacyl-CoA dehydrogenase NAD-binding domain-containing protein, encoding MNFKKIGVIGGGTMGQGIAEMLAAKGLDVMLVEKTAERLNYSYEMIETSLDKQLEKWAITQAEKKLILSRIQKVTHFAELSSCDMVIETIVEDLEAKQKVFNQLDQVCPSHIILASNTSTLSLTELASSTMYPERVIGMHFIHPVGKVDLVEIVRGLKTSDSTFEDTKTFVDEIVEKKGVMIYESPGFVSSRLICLFINEAMHVLQEGVASPEDIDDAMRIGYQFQNGPLEMADRFGLDSVLAALENMFREYGELKYRPSTILKKMVRAGQLGTKSGEGFFKYDKDGDRI
- a CDS encoding AAA family ATPase, producing the protein MPKYWKEIIAGFVPVVLIFMVFVGINIFPVIIALGMVAALLFIAHARGGLAVNAGADKKRKKNGPSKLTFEEIGGQDNAKQELREALDFLIRHEEISKFGIRPLKGILLTGPPGTGKTLMAKAAAHYTNSVFVAASGSEFVEMYVGVGAGRVRDLFKDARSRALKENKQSAIIFIDEIDVIGGKREGGQQREYDQTLNQLLTEMDGIYNNDTPRILLVAATNRKEMLDSALLRPGRFDRHIQVDMPDKKGRKSILDLHAKNKPLHETVDLDKIAEEAYGFSGAQLESVMNEAAIYMMRENLTLVEQRHLSMAIDKVMMGEKTDRETNHEEKRRVAIHELGHAIMAELLRPGSVSQVTLTPRGQALGYVRHNPQQEQYLYTKDYLENQIMIALGGAAAEEMYYGGRSTGSRGDFDQALNIVETMMKSGLTSLGIANLQMVTTEELMKENSKILDELMVRTNELLSQQRNVFDYCLDILMKEEVLSGEQFRCQFRDSVLLPA
- the asnS gene encoding asparagine--tRNA ligase encodes the protein MANKSVIKNVNEHVGESVVIGCWVNNKRSSGKIQFLQLRDGTGYIQGVVVKSEVPEQVWDDAKSLTQESSLYVTGIIREEPRSQSGYELTVTGIEVLHITENYPITPKEHGVDFLMDHRHLWLRSTKQRAVMVIRAEIIRAVQQFFNEHGFTKVDPPILTPTSAEGTTNLFHTKYFDEDAYLTQSGQLYMEAAAMALGRVYSFGPTFRAEKSKTRRHLIEFWMIEPEMAFVEHEESLRVQEDFISFVVQSVLTNCRAELEAVGRDVSKLENIKAPFPRISYDDAIKFLNEKGYEIAWGDDFGAPHETAIAEMSDRPVFITHYPASFKAFYMKPHPDRPEVVLCADMIAPEGYGEIIGGSQRIDDPALLEARFKEHNLSMETYQWYMDLRTYGSVPHSGFGLGLERTVAWICGLDHVRETIAFPRTLYRLYP
- the proB gene encoding glutamate 5-kinase; amino-acid sequence: MTTRIVVKIGSSSLSGPEGGLNRDAVAFFAAEIAALREAGSEVLLVTSGAVAAGFRGIGYSTRPKLLHEKQAAAAVGQVMLMQAYQEAFALHGIPTAQILLTRTDFCSRRAMNNALMTVEELLRQGAVPVFNENDTVSVDELKFGDNDTLSALVANLLKASHLLVLTDMDGVYSADPRKNPDAVRYQHIAEITPEIYAIAGGAGTSVGTGGMKSKIDAAKIATRGGVPVFIGRVTEPGDLSLAAAGTGKGTYFATTLSSLPVKKQWLGFMSTPLGSLYVDDGAVEALLHGGHSLLPVGVRRIEGSFHSGDVVEVLGPDAKLLGRGIVNYDDAQLRSIQGLPSREIISKLGEVHRLEVIHRDEWITLR
- a CDS encoding glutamate-5-semialdehyde dehydrogenase codes for the protein MSEVVHKATLAKATTGVLASLTTGQKNEALLAMAAALIAEADYIIAANAEDLERGRLNGTAESMLDRLALDTGRIAGIAEGLQQIAVLPDPVGDHLETIERPNGLFIEKVRVPLGVIGIIYEARPNVTVDAAGLCLKTGNAVVLRGGSSALSSNRAITEVLHRALAGTALPPDALQLIEDPNRSSVDEMLKLNGLLDVIIPRGGSSLIQNVVLNATVPVIETGAGICHTYLDATANPEMAERISINAKAQRPSVCNSMETLLVHQAYAQEHLPALAEAFREARVELRGCPDTLALVPWAKPAAPEDFATEYNDYILNIRIVDSLEAALRHIAEFGTKHSECIVTEDAGNAARFLQEVDAAAVYHNASTRFTDGFEFGFGAEIGISTQKLHARGPMGLPALTSSKYLVHGSGQIRG
- the proC gene encoding pyrroline-5-carboxylate reductase; the encoded protein is MCQQPAIPLINHPIVFYGAGSMAEAIVRGMIARNVVEANRIIMLNRSSNERLAELRSRYGVLGYNSSEQKTEALRSAPVIVLAMKPKDAAEALRSLGPLLSPDQLIISVIAGLTIRTIQGLLGTAQPVVRSMPNTSSSIGLGATGIAFSKEVGDESRKTALNIFEAVGLTAVIDEERMETLTGISGSGPAYIYYMMEAMIAAGIRGGLPLEQSRELTVQTVLGAARMVQQTGEEPAALRKKVTSPNGSTQAAIEVLERGDFFETVISAVNRCAERSREMGAALEDELH